From a region of the Thermomicrobium roseum DSM 5159 genome:
- a CDS encoding enoyl-CoA hydratase/isomerase family protein produces the protein MEQPVLLVAHHAGIVTLTLNRPTVRNALDLALARAIATTAQELAQDASLRLVVLRGTPPAFCAGADLTERSKMSPRERTAHTDAIAAAVEAIAELPVPTIAAISGACLAGGAELALACDLRFADTTARIGFPEVRRGIFPGAGGVLRLPQLVGRGRAADLLFSGRTLDAQEAFRIGLIDQLCEPGHLDTMLDHWITELRQAAPGAVRAVKAALQRVLTTDAVTLADIRSLRRALDESPEYEEGLRAFAERRPPSWANG, from the coding sequence ATGGAGCAACCGGTCCTGCTCGTCGCACATCATGCTGGGATCGTGACGCTCACGCTCAATCGGCCGACTGTCCGCAACGCGCTGGATCTCGCTCTCGCGCGAGCGATCGCGACGACCGCACAGGAGCTCGCCCAGGATGCGAGCCTGCGCCTCGTCGTCTTGCGCGGTACCCCGCCCGCCTTCTGTGCCGGAGCGGACCTGACCGAGCGTTCGAAGATGTCCCCACGCGAACGCACCGCTCACACCGATGCCATCGCCGCCGCGGTCGAGGCGATCGCTGAGCTACCGGTTCCGACGATCGCCGCGATCAGCGGCGCCTGTCTGGCAGGCGGGGCTGAACTCGCCCTCGCCTGTGACCTCCGCTTCGCGGATACCACCGCCCGCATCGGCTTCCCGGAAGTGCGCCGCGGCATCTTCCCCGGGGCAGGCGGTGTCCTGCGCCTGCCCCAACTCGTCGGCCGCGGGCGAGCAGCTGATCTCCTCTTTTCCGGCCGAACACTCGATGCGCAGGAAGCGTTCCGCATCGGGCTCATCGACCAGCTCTGCGAGCCGGGTCATCTCGACACCATGCTCGACCACTGGATCACCGAACTCCGGCAAGCGGCTCCCGGCGCAGTGCGCGCGGTCAAAGCTGCTCTCCAGCGGGTACTCACCACCGACGCGGTCACGCTCGCCGATATCCGGTCCCTCCGCCGCGCACTCGACGAAAGTCCGGAGTACGAGGAAGGACTCCGGGCCTTCGCCGAACGACGCCCACCGAGTTGGGCGAACGGTTAA
- a CDS encoding M20/M25/M40 family metallo-hydrolase, with amino-acid sequence MTDCGIDWNALQDEVTRHLQALIRFETVNPPGNETPFAEYLAGVLRREGIAAEVVESAPGRGNLVARLRGRGHGRPLLLMAHSDVVSVERDKWTRDPFGGELVDGRVWGRGAVDTKGLVACELGVMLTIQRLGLPLERDLIFAVFADEEAGGQYGACWMWEHRRDLIDAEFAINEGGGMALTLGGQRFYLCQTGEKGAARLRLTARGQPGHASMPIPDTAMQHAARAILTLSTHTFPTVLTPTVTRFLHEIGRALGGSVRQQIESALADPTWERLAALPLGPGERRLLYAMTRNTAVPTIVRGGHRINVIPSEVVVEVDGRILPGQEPEAFAAEVQRLVGPHVEVELTTRGRGLEADPDSPLFRTISETMAELDPGARVVPYLIPGGTDAKCLPGITVYGFMPMRDHPEEFELAHAHDERISVSTLGFATRALFEIVTRFCAPRSRSR; translated from the coding sequence GTGACCGACTGTGGAATCGATTGGAATGCGCTTCAGGACGAAGTCACTCGCCACTTGCAAGCATTGATCCGCTTCGAGACGGTCAATCCGCCCGGCAACGAGACCCCATTCGCCGAGTATCTCGCGGGGGTACTCAGGCGTGAGGGGATAGCCGCTGAGGTCGTCGAAAGTGCACCCGGTCGGGGCAACCTGGTCGCCCGCCTCCGCGGTCGGGGGCACGGTCGCCCGCTCCTGCTCATGGCCCACAGCGATGTCGTCAGCGTGGAGCGCGACAAGTGGACACGTGACCCGTTCGGTGGGGAACTGGTCGACGGGAGAGTCTGGGGACGAGGTGCCGTCGACACCAAGGGGCTGGTGGCTTGCGAACTGGGCGTGATGCTGACGATTCAGCGCCTGGGGCTCCCGCTGGAGCGGGACCTCATTTTCGCTGTCTTCGCCGACGAGGAAGCCGGCGGTCAGTACGGGGCGTGCTGGATGTGGGAGCATCGGCGCGACCTGATCGACGCCGAGTTTGCGATCAACGAAGGGGGTGGTATGGCGCTCACCCTCGGTGGCCAGCGCTTCTATCTCTGCCAGACCGGCGAGAAGGGCGCAGCACGCTTGCGCCTGACGGCACGCGGCCAGCCAGGACACGCCTCCATGCCGATCCCCGATACTGCGATGCAGCATGCCGCTCGAGCTATCCTGACCCTCTCGACGCATACCTTCCCGACTGTCCTCACGCCAACCGTCACCCGCTTTCTGCACGAGATCGGTCGCGCCCTGGGCGGCTCAGTCCGTCAGCAGATCGAGTCAGCACTCGCCGATCCGACATGGGAACGACTGGCTGCCTTGCCGCTCGGCCCGGGCGAACGCCGTCTCCTCTACGCGATGACCCGCAATACTGCTGTCCCGACCATCGTGCGCGGTGGTCACCGCATCAATGTCATCCCCTCCGAAGTCGTGGTCGAGGTCGATGGACGAATTCTCCCCGGCCAAGAACCCGAAGCGTTTGCCGCCGAAGTCCAGCGACTCGTGGGCCCGCACGTCGAGGTCGAATTGACGACGCGCGGTCGAGGACTGGAGGCAGATCCTGATTCCCCACTCTTCCGCACGATCTCTGAGACGATGGCCGAGCTCGACCCAGGTGCGCGGGTGGTTCCCTACTTGATCCCTGGGGGAACCGATGCCAAGTGCCTGCCCGGGATCACGGTGTATGGCTTCATGCCGATGCGAGATCATCCAGAGGAGTTCGAGCTGGCGCATGCCCACGACGAGCGCATTTCCGTTTCCACGCTCGGCTTTGCCACCCGTGCGCTCTTCGAAATCGTCACACGTTTCTGCGCACCCCGATCCAGGAGCCGGTGA
- a CDS encoding MBL fold metallo-hydrolase: protein MPVTLAGYTVEPLVDVEGAFFPLAIVFPDVPLESWEPYRDRFPDTFAREDMLYTRVTCYLIRGHGRTVLVDAGIGAGPDPLFGHQRGRLLQELAQRGLAPGDIDTVILTHLHPDHIGWAAQSGQPTFPRARYLVHARELETFQREDVRAAMHQIAPGYLDRCLDPLQQAGVLATVDDDTEIAPGLHLTISPGHTPGMMRVVLRGTPGSLWLVADTFTHPAQVTEPTWCSAFDMDRSQAIATRFEVLGRAHEEDALVMASHFPTIPGRIRQENGSFRWEPISD from the coding sequence ATGCCGGTGACACTCGCTGGTTACACGGTGGAACCACTCGTCGATGTCGAGGGAGCATTCTTCCCGCTCGCAATCGTTTTCCCCGATGTTCCACTCGAGTCCTGGGAACCGTACCGGGACCGCTTCCCGGACACCTTCGCCCGAGAGGACATGCTCTACACGCGCGTCACCTGCTACCTGATCCGTGGCCATGGCCGCACCGTGCTCGTCGACGCGGGCATCGGTGCCGGTCCCGATCCGCTCTTCGGCCATCAGCGCGGGCGCTTACTCCAGGAATTGGCTCAGCGAGGGCTCGCACCAGGTGATATCGATACGGTCATCCTGACGCATTTGCATCCTGACCATATCGGCTGGGCAGCACAGAGCGGCCAGCCGACCTTCCCGCGCGCCCGGTATCTGGTGCACGCTCGAGAACTCGAGACGTTCCAACGTGAAGACGTGCGCGCTGCTATGCACCAGATCGCACCTGGGTATCTCGACCGTTGTCTCGATCCGCTCCAGCAGGCAGGAGTCCTGGCAACGGTAGACGATGACACCGAAATCGCGCCCGGACTCCACCTGACCATTTCGCCTGGCCACACACCCGGGATGATGCGTGTCGTCCTCCGTGGAACACCAGGCTCGCTCTGGCTCGTCGCTGATACGTTCACGCATCCAGCTCAGGTGACCGAGCCGACCTGGTGTTCCGCGTTCGATATGGACCGGTCGCAAGCGATCGCGACACGTTTCGAGGTGCTCGGTCGAGCCCATGAGGAGGACGCGCTCGTGATGGCGAGTCACTTTCCGACGATCCCCGGTCGGATCCGGCAAGAGAACGGTTCGTTCCGCTGGGAGCCGATCAGCGATTAA
- a CDS encoding EamA family transporter, with protein MTAGWRARVERRWLVGIDRIGAGAVVLSALGFGTLATLTKLAYGASVPVPTLIAWRFGIAALLVIMALPLEQWRRGQLFGRQPWTDRRRLATAAAVACFVGNTILYLVALQRVSVATAAILFYVYPLVVLALRLVGWREVPTRRQLAALLAGFSGVTLTLGWRWHTIDLTGSLLMLASASLYAAYIVFGHRGFRDASPVLATACTFSATAVVALALLSVERAPLLIDRSALLPVLGIVVLATVLPVQLFLIGTLRLGPTPAAILGTLEPVASVFVAMMVLSEQLTLVQLVGGLLVLTAAAVISGQGGKP; from the coding sequence GTGACCGCTGGTTGGCGTGCCCGTGTCGAGCGAAGATGGCTGGTTGGCATCGACCGGATCGGTGCTGGCGCCGTCGTGCTCTCCGCTCTCGGTTTCGGTACGCTGGCCACCCTCACCAAGCTGGCCTACGGTGCGAGTGTTCCTGTCCCGACTCTGATCGCCTGGCGATTCGGCATCGCTGCGCTGCTCGTGATCATGGCGCTTCCGCTCGAGCAGTGGCGTCGCGGGCAGCTCTTCGGGCGCCAGCCGTGGACCGACCGTCGGCGCTTGGCCACGGCAGCGGCTGTCGCTTGTTTCGTCGGCAACACCATCTTGTACCTCGTCGCACTGCAACGCGTCTCGGTCGCCACGGCAGCGATCCTGTTCTACGTCTATCCGCTGGTGGTCCTCGCTCTCCGGCTCGTTGGTTGGCGAGAGGTGCCCACGCGGCGCCAGCTCGCCGCGCTCCTGGCTGGCTTCAGCGGCGTCACGCTCACACTCGGCTGGCGCTGGCACACCATCGACCTGACCGGTTCGCTTCTCATGCTCGCTTCGGCATCACTCTATGCCGCTTACATCGTCTTCGGCCACCGTGGTTTCCGCGACGCGTCACCGGTCTTGGCGACTGCCTGCACCTTTTCGGCAACAGCGGTCGTCGCGTTGGCGCTCCTCTCCGTGGAGCGTGCTCCGCTCCTCATCGACCGTTCGGCACTGCTCCCAGTGCTCGGCATCGTGGTGCTCGCCACCGTGCTCCCCGTTCAGCTTTTCCTGATCGGCACGCTCCGCTTGGGACCGACCCCAGCGGCGATTCTCGGCACGTTGGAACCGGTCGCCTCGGTCTTCGTCGCGATGATGGTGCTCAGCGAGCAGCTGACGCTGGTACAGCTCGTTGGTGGGCTGCTGGTGCTGACTGCGGCTGCGGTGATCAGTGGACAAGGAGGGAAACCGTGA
- a CDS encoding HAD family hydrolase — translation MPLLVLFDIDGTLLRAGDPLHAQAMREALHEIVGEPVPLDGIPLAGMLDRQIARLALLRHDLDETAISELLPRIMERTGALYATRLRPGERQDWVLPGVRPLLLQLAARGHLTGVLTGNVELVARAKLAAAGLAEHLPFGAYGDQADERHQLVALARATVRERYRLVIPPEQTILVGDTPRDIAAAQASGVRILAVATGRFGVAELAACLADAVLPDLADTAAVLRTLEALAGTHPR, via the coding sequence ATGCCGCTGCTCGTCCTCTTCGATATCGACGGCACGCTGTTGCGCGCCGGGGATCCCCTCCACGCCCAAGCCATGCGCGAAGCGCTGCACGAGATCGTCGGTGAACCCGTTCCGCTCGACGGCATTCCGCTGGCCGGTATGTTGGACCGGCAGATCGCACGCTTGGCCTTGCTCCGGCACGATTTGGACGAAACGGCCATTTCCGAACTCCTCCCACGGATCATGGAACGGACCGGTGCGCTCTACGCTACCCGTCTCCGTCCCGGGGAGCGCCAGGACTGGGTGCTGCCCGGCGTGCGACCGCTTCTCCTCCAGCTCGCTGCTCGGGGGCATCTTACCGGCGTCCTCACCGGCAATGTCGAACTGGTGGCTCGTGCCAAACTCGCTGCTGCTGGTTTGGCTGAGCACCTCCCCTTCGGTGCCTATGGCGACCAGGCCGACGAGCGACATCAGCTCGTCGCACTGGCACGCGCGACCGTCCGTGAACGGTATCGGCTGGTCATCCCACCCGAGCAGACGATCCTCGTCGGCGACACGCCACGCGACATCGCGGCGGCCCAGGCGAGCGGAGTGCGGATTCTCGCCGTCGCGACCGGCCGCTTCGGCGTGGCAGAACTGGCCGCCTGCCTGGCCGATGCCGTTCTGCCCGATCTGGCTGACACGGCGGCGGTGCTCCGAACCCTGGAGGCACTCGCTGGCACGCATCCGCGGTGA
- the hpt gene encoding hypoxanthine phosphoribosyltransferase, producing MVRIRPPAPNGAAQVAPLSLLGENHSSDSPIWGRTLVRRSNSAISAVLRVVRTALEEAGLSGHDRIIVGFSGGPDSLGLLWSLQHLAHRGLAPTPIPVHIDHGLQSSSSTMAERAIALGSELGLVVRVVQVNVSLWPEYKEGGLEAGARAARYAALAQVARAEGTSWITVGHTRDDQAETVLLRLLRGAGLDGLAAMRPVTELRIPLDPLHREFASIRLIRPLLRIRRSVVRAAVELLGLQPLEDPTNLLLSYERNAIRRRVLPILEQLRPGTTDALAQVAEQLREDAEFLQRVARETSAQVFRPEADFLILDRAAFRALDPALQRRILQTALREHWDPTWSLSRERLVALRKALVEGQTGRAIELGHGLVAVISYTEAVLGPGNRIEQYLRNRSGRPLIQPGSVLPLRSGTTLALENEWELAILRAPAEGWVVRTRRPGDRLVRPGQPVPVRLQDWLVNEKVPSYLRDWLPLVASDGIVHWIPGLQGERYRSPDGTVVLELVRKGGVRGVSETAQAPSGELERVLIDEATLQRRVAELGEEIARAYQGKRPVLIGVLTGAFVFMADLVRHLPIDLDIDFMAVSSYGQATVTSGVVRIIKDLDRPIEGRDVLLVEDIIDSGLTLQYLLDVLQRRNPRSLRVVVLLRKQKPGAVSVRADWVGFDIPDEFVVGYGLDAAGRFRNLPFIAVYRNAAQG from the coding sequence GTGGTTCGAATCCGCCCACCGGCACCGAACGGAGCGGCGCAAGTTGCGCCGCTTTCGCTTTTGGGCGAGAATCACTCGAGCGACTCGCCGATATGGGGGCGCACGCTCGTGAGACGCTCCAATTCGGCCATCAGTGCAGTCCTACGCGTCGTCCGTACGGCGTTGGAAGAAGCAGGCCTGTCAGGGCACGATCGGATCATCGTGGGATTCTCGGGTGGACCGGATTCCCTCGGCCTGCTCTGGAGCCTCCAGCACCTGGCCCACCGAGGGCTCGCTCCGACACCGATCCCTGTCCATATCGATCATGGCCTGCAATCGAGCTCCAGCACAATGGCCGAGCGCGCTATCGCCTTGGGCAGCGAACTCGGCCTGGTGGTACGAGTCGTGCAAGTCAATGTTTCTCTCTGGCCTGAGTACAAGGAGGGCGGGTTGGAGGCAGGAGCGCGAGCCGCTCGCTACGCCGCACTCGCTCAGGTCGCACGGGCGGAGGGAACATCTTGGATCACGGTCGGCCATACGCGTGACGATCAAGCAGAAACGGTACTGCTGCGCCTGCTCCGTGGTGCTGGGCTGGACGGCCTCGCGGCGATGCGACCGGTCACCGAACTCCGCATTCCACTCGACCCACTGCACCGCGAGTTCGCGTCCATCCGCTTGATCCGTCCGCTCCTCAGGATTCGACGATCAGTCGTACGAGCAGCTGTGGAATTACTCGGCCTCCAACCGCTGGAAGACCCCACGAATCTGCTCCTCTCGTACGAGCGCAATGCGATTCGCCGACGAGTCCTTCCGATACTGGAGCAACTCCGCCCCGGTACGACGGACGCGCTCGCGCAGGTCGCAGAGCAGTTGCGCGAAGATGCGGAATTTCTCCAGCGGGTAGCCCGGGAAACCTCGGCACAGGTTTTCCGACCTGAGGCCGACTTCTTGATCCTCGATCGGGCGGCGTTTCGCGCGCTGGACCCGGCTCTGCAACGGCGGATTCTGCAAACAGCGCTGCGCGAGCACTGGGATCCGACCTGGAGCTTGAGTCGTGAGCGGCTGGTAGCCCTCCGAAAAGCACTCGTCGAGGGCCAGACGGGGCGAGCGATCGAACTCGGCCATGGTCTCGTCGCTGTGATCAGCTACACTGAAGCCGTTCTCGGTCCGGGCAACCGGATCGAGCAATACCTGCGGAACCGCTCCGGGCGTCCGCTCATCCAGCCTGGTAGTGTCCTGCCGCTCCGCAGCGGCACGACTCTCGCGCTGGAGAACGAGTGGGAGCTCGCGATCCTGCGCGCGCCCGCCGAGGGATGGGTCGTGCGCACCCGGCGTCCTGGTGACCGCCTGGTCCGTCCGGGCCAGCCGGTTCCGGTTCGCCTTCAGGACTGGTTGGTCAACGAGAAAGTTCCGAGCTATCTTCGCGACTGGCTACCGCTGGTAGCCAGTGACGGGATCGTGCACTGGATTCCTGGCCTGCAAGGCGAGCGCTACCGCTCTCCAGACGGTACCGTCGTGCTCGAACTGGTTCGCAAGGGAGGAGTACGAGGCGTGAGCGAAACAGCACAGGCTCCCAGCGGAGAACTCGAGCGGGTCCTCATCGATGAAGCGACGCTGCAGCGGCGAGTGGCCGAACTCGGTGAGGAAATCGCCCGCGCTTACCAGGGAAAGCGCCCTGTGCTCATCGGCGTTTTGACGGGAGCATTCGTCTTCATGGCTGATTTGGTTCGGCACCTTCCCATCGACCTCGACATCGACTTCATGGCTGTTTCCAGCTACGGACAGGCTACCGTCACATCCGGTGTCGTCCGCATCATCAAGGATCTCGATCGCCCGATCGAGGGACGAGACGTTCTCCTCGTCGAAGACATCATCGATAGCGGTCTGACCCTGCAATATCTTCTGGACGTTCTCCAGCGCCGCAACCCGCGCAGCCTGCGCGTCGTTGTCCTCCTGCGCAAGCAGAAGCCAGGTGCCGTCAGTGTTCGAGCGGACTGGGTCGGCTTCGACATTCCGGACGAGTTCGTGGTCGGCTACGGCCTCGATGCAGCGGGGAGGTTCCGCAATCTCCCCTTCATCGCCGTCTATCGGAACGCAGCGCAAGGGTGA
- a CDS encoding SDR family NAD(P)-dependent oxidoreductase, with product MGRLTGLVALVTGAGGGEMGGGGAGIARVLAREGAIVAVNDLHEDYARATVDQITRNGGQSFALAGDVSDPRQANELVSSVIARCGRLDILVNDAARLGRTPAVERMSDEEWHSYIAVNLSGPFYMSRAAIPHMMQREYGRIINIASLAALRASLNGGAGYTSSKRGLLGLTRQLAAEFYTYNITVNAVLPAGILSGRLRAEMGEHAEALVATRRWALPDDIGQICAYLASPEAHLISASVIVVPGVNATGLGDFAQYRAMARQIGKDIGE from the coding sequence ATGGGACGACTCACAGGACTCGTCGCCCTCGTGACCGGAGCTGGGGGCGGAGAAATGGGAGGTGGCGGCGCAGGGATCGCACGCGTTCTCGCTCGGGAGGGAGCGATCGTCGCCGTCAATGATCTTCATGAGGACTACGCGCGAGCGACCGTGGATCAGATCACCCGGAACGGTGGACAATCCTTCGCGCTCGCTGGCGACGTTTCCGATCCACGGCAAGCGAACGAGCTGGTCTCGTCGGTCATCGCACGCTGTGGACGACTGGACATCCTCGTCAATGACGCGGCGCGCTTGGGGCGGACTCCCGCCGTCGAGCGGATGTCGGACGAGGAGTGGCACAGCTACATCGCGGTCAACCTCTCGGGACCCTTCTACATGAGCCGAGCAGCCATCCCCCACATGATGCAGCGCGAATATGGCCGAATCATCAATATCGCTTCGCTCGCTGCCCTCCGGGCGAGTCTCAACGGGGGAGCAGGGTATACCTCGTCCAAGCGAGGATTGCTCGGTCTGACCCGGCAGCTCGCTGCCGAGTTCTATACGTACAACATCACCGTCAACGCGGTGCTGCCTGCTGGGATCTTGAGCGGTCGCTTGCGCGCTGAGATGGGAGAACACGCCGAAGCGCTCGTCGCAACGCGCCGTTGGGCGTTACCAGACGATATCGGACAGATCTGCGCCTACCTGGCGAGTCCGGAAGCACACCTCATCTCGGCGAGCGTCATCGTCGTTCCGGGCGTCAACGCCACCGGCCTGGGCGACTTCGCTCAGTATCGTGCGATGGCTCGCCAGATCGGCAAGGATATCGGTGAGTAG
- the ftsH gene encoding ATP-dependent zinc metalloprotease FtsH: protein MSDNKWLRNGFVWMILIIAAIAVWVTFVQGGRGGATITTQEMAADIKAGKVERLVMTSGSDEIQVQYIGTNEVRTLRLPPNVDIFELLKTFGIDPQQVDIQTHRASQWGNVLGTLTFLLPTLFLIGVIIFMMRQAQGTNNQALSFGKSRARVFTSNRPTVTFDDVAGVDEAKEELQEIVEFLKYPEKFAALGARIPRGVLLVGPPGTGKTLLSRAVAGEAGVPFFSISGSEFVEMFVGVGASRVRDLFDQAKRNAPCIVFIDEIDAVGRQRGAGLGGSHDEREQTLNQILVEMDGFDSSTNVIVIAATNRPDVLDPALLRPGRFDRQVVLDRPDLHGRLAILKVHTRGKPLESDVDLEDLARQTPGFSGADLENLVNEAAILAARRNKKTIGRRELYEAIDRVVAGPERKSRRISEREKLMTAYHEAGHALVARMLPHADPVHKVSIVARGMMGGYTRVLPEEDRFFWTKKQFEAQLAVFMAGLVAEELVFQEVSTGAANDIERATTLARRMVTEFGMSERLGPLAFGRKEELVFLGREIAEQRNYSDQVAYEIDQEVRRLIDQAYQTAKQILLDHMDKLEKIATLLVEKETLDGHEIEALFDEPRPRPELVGPPLTRPAALIATPETARPDSPSEARPAAPVPHIKPQPAS, encoded by the coding sequence ATGTCCGACAACAAGTGGCTTCGCAACGGCTTCGTGTGGATGATTTTGATCATCGCCGCGATCGCCGTCTGGGTGACCTTCGTTCAGGGAGGTCGCGGCGGCGCAACGATCACGACCCAGGAAATGGCCGCCGATATCAAGGCCGGCAAAGTCGAGCGACTCGTCATGACGAGCGGATCCGATGAGATTCAGGTTCAGTACATCGGAACCAACGAGGTCCGCACACTCCGCCTGCCACCCAACGTCGACATCTTCGAGCTGCTGAAGACCTTCGGGATCGACCCGCAGCAGGTCGATATCCAAACGCATCGCGCGAGCCAGTGGGGCAATGTACTGGGCACGCTGACGTTCCTGCTGCCCACTCTTTTCCTCATCGGCGTGATCATCTTCATGATGCGGCAAGCACAAGGCACGAACAATCAGGCTCTCTCTTTCGGTAAGAGTCGCGCGCGGGTGTTCACCAGTAATCGGCCGACCGTGACCTTTGATGACGTGGCAGGTGTCGACGAGGCGAAGGAAGAGTTGCAGGAGATCGTCGAATTCTTGAAGTATCCAGAGAAGTTCGCGGCACTCGGCGCCCGTATCCCGCGAGGGGTTCTGCTGGTCGGACCGCCGGGAACAGGGAAGACGCTCCTCTCGCGGGCAGTTGCCGGTGAGGCAGGCGTGCCCTTCTTCAGTATCAGCGGATCCGAGTTCGTCGAAATGTTCGTCGGCGTCGGCGCCAGCCGGGTGCGTGACCTCTTCGACCAAGCGAAGCGGAACGCTCCCTGCATCGTCTTCATCGACGAGATCGACGCGGTGGGGCGCCAGCGCGGTGCTGGGCTCGGTGGAAGCCACGACGAGCGTGAGCAGACGCTCAACCAGATCCTGGTCGAGATGGATGGCTTCGATTCCAGTACCAACGTGATCGTCATCGCCGCGACCAACCGCCCGGACGTGCTGGATCCAGCGCTGCTCCGTCCGGGGCGGTTCGACCGGCAGGTCGTGCTCGACCGGCCAGACTTGCACGGTCGCCTGGCGATCCTGAAAGTTCACACCCGCGGTAAGCCGCTCGAGAGCGATGTCGATCTGGAGGATCTCGCCCGCCAGACCCCGGGATTCTCCGGTGCCGATCTCGAGAATCTCGTCAACGAGGCAGCTATCCTGGCTGCGCGTCGCAACAAGAAGACGATCGGCCGACGAGAGCTCTACGAGGCCATCGATCGCGTGGTCGCTGGTCCCGAGCGCAAGAGTCGGCGTATCAGCGAGCGCGAGAAGCTGATGACGGCCTACCACGAAGCTGGGCATGCGCTCGTCGCGCGCATGCTGCCGCATGCCGACCCGGTCCACAAGGTTTCGATCGTCGCTCGCGGCATGATGGGCGGCTACACTCGCGTCCTGCCAGAAGAGGATCGCTTCTTCTGGACCAAGAAGCAATTCGAGGCGCAGCTCGCTGTCTTCATGGCCGGACTGGTGGCGGAAGAACTCGTCTTCCAGGAGGTCTCGACAGGCGCAGCCAACGATATCGAGCGTGCCACCACGCTGGCTCGCCGTATGGTGACCGAGTTCGGGATGAGCGAGCGGCTCGGACCACTCGCTTTCGGTCGCAAGGAGGAGCTGGTCTTCCTCGGTCGCGAGATCGCTGAACAGCGGAATTACAGCGACCAGGTCGCATACGAGATCGACCAGGAGGTGCGCCGTCTGATCGATCAGGCATATCAGACGGCCAAACAGATCTTGCTGGACCACATGGACAAGCTGGAGAAGATTGCGACTCTGCTGGTCGAGAAGGAAACCTTGGACGGTCACGAGATCGAGGCACTGTTCGACGAGCCGCGTCCGCGGCCGGAGCTCGTCGGCCCACCGCTCACCCGGCCAGCTGCTCTCATCGCAACGCCGGAGACAGCCCGTCCTGACTCGCCGTCCGAAGCGCGGCCGGCAGCGCCAGTGCCGCACATCAAGCCCCAACCTGCATCGTGA
- a CDS encoding rhomboid family intramembrane serine protease, whose product MFPIGDDNSGRQSFPIVNTILIALNVLVFLYQLLLLAQSPLALENFVFKYGAIPYELTRGVDLPPTVGFPIYLTIFTSMFLHGGFAHLIGNMWYLYIFGDNVEDSMGHFRYLIFYLLGGIAAAWAQTLLDPASRIPMIGASGAISAVMGAYLVLYPGGLIRTVAFFGFIPFFFYLPALILIGLWFVFQFFAGIASLGVPTAPTGGVAYWAHIGGFVAGLVLVWFFRDPERVERQRLARRAHRAFQRLERGW is encoded by the coding sequence GTGTTTCCGATCGGCGACGACAATAGCGGAAGGCAGAGCTTCCCGATCGTCAACACCATCCTGATCGCGCTCAACGTCCTCGTCTTTCTCTATCAGCTGCTCTTGCTGGCCCAATCGCCTCTCGCCCTGGAGAACTTCGTCTTCAAGTACGGCGCGATCCCTTACGAACTCACACGTGGGGTGGATCTTCCGCCGACTGTTGGCTTTCCCATCTACCTCACGATTTTCACCTCGATGTTCTTGCACGGAGGGTTCGCTCACCTGATCGGGAACATGTGGTACCTTTACATCTTTGGTGACAATGTCGAGGACTCGATGGGACATTTCCGGTACCTGATCTTCTATCTCCTCGGCGGCATCGCAGCCGCCTGGGCCCAAACCTTGCTGGACCCAGCCTCGCGGATTCCGATGATCGGTGCATCGGGTGCCATCTCTGCCGTCATGGGAGCTTATCTCGTCCTCTATCCCGGCGGGCTCATCCGTACCGTCGCCTTTTTCGGTTTCATTCCGTTCTTCTTCTATCTTCCCGCACTCATCCTCATCGGTCTCTGGTTTGTTTTCCAGTTCTTTGCCGGCATCGCCTCGCTCGGTGTCCCGACCGCACCGACCGGTGGCGTCGCCTACTGGGCACACATCGGCGGGTTCGTCGCCGGACTCGTCTTGGTCTGGTTCTTCCGGGATCCCGAGCGGGTCGAGCGCCAGCGTCTCGCCCGTCGGGCACACCGCGCCTTCCAGCGCCTGGAGCGTGGCTGGTGA
- a CDS encoding J domain-containing protein yields the protein MTRVHDFDPTMDYYQILGVPVTATSDEIRRAYRQLIRHCHPDRIRDPDKRRIAEERAKLLNAAYAVLSDPARRRAYDERLRQRAVADLLFQRYIAPAPSPFRPAPTRRARAWFAADVAAFVQLLAVTIIFVAVLVLLLVASSALTTLLQGLS from the coding sequence ATGACCAGGGTGCACGATTTCGATCCGACCATGGACTACTACCAGATTCTGGGGGTCCCCGTCACGGCGACGAGCGACGAGATCCGGCGTGCCTATCGGCAGCTCATCCGTCATTGTCACCCTGATCGAATACGGGACCCCGACAAACGTCGTATCGCCGAGGAGCGGGCCAAGCTCCTGAACGCTGCCTACGCGGTGCTGAGCGATCCAGCGCGGCGACGAGCCTACGACGAGCGGTTGCGCCAGCGGGCAGTGGCAGACCTCCTCTTCCAGCGCTATATCGCTCCAGCACCGAGTCCATTTCGACCAGCGCCGACTCGCCGAGCACGAGCCTGGTTCGCCGCCGATGTGGCAGCTTTCGTCCAGCTTTTGGCCGTGACGATCATCTTCGTCGCCGTGCTCGTTCTGCTCCTCGTCGCGAGCAGCGCGCTGACGACCCTCCTGCAGGGTTTGTCTTAA